Proteins from one Staphylococcus sp. IVB6214 genomic window:
- the crcB gene encoding fluoride efflux transporter CrcB has protein sequence MKYFIIFVGGSLGALLRYTLSYLPYFHQLPIGTFIANLLGAFLMGFITALTTQLFYKYPFIKKGIATGFVGAFTTFSTFQFELNALFETHAWYLLISYALFSYVGGMLCCFLGYRIGVRPL, from the coding sequence TTGAAATATTTCATTATTTTTGTTGGTGGAAGTTTAGGTGCCTTATTGCGATATACACTATCCTATCTACCGTATTTCCATCAATTGCCTATTGGGACGTTTATCGCCAATCTTTTAGGTGCCTTTTTGATGGGGTTCATAACTGCCTTAACGACGCAATTATTCTATAAGTATCCATTCATTAAAAAAGGGATTGCAACAGGTTTTGTCGGTGCTTTTACAACATTTTCTACCTTTCAATTTGAATTGAACGCATTATTTGAAACACACGCTTGGTACTTGTTAATATCTTATGCTTTATTCAGCTATGTTGGTGGTATGTTATGTTGCTTTTTAGGATATCGAATCGGGGTGAGACCACTTTGA
- a CDS encoding CrcB family protein, whose product MMVLLGGGIGAILRAIITDIIAYVHRSSFPIATAVINLIGSCFIGMLGGILLSSTPAYTFFITGILGGFTTFSTVQLELVQLMEKRQSLTFIGYSLLQYIGCFISCYIGTHIV is encoded by the coding sequence ATGATGGTGCTACTTGGCGGTGGCATTGGAGCAATATTGCGTGCAATCATAACAGATATCATTGCGTATGTGCATCGGTCATCGTTCCCTATCGCAACTGCAGTCATCAACCTTATTGGAAGTTGTTTCATCGGTATGCTCGGTGGCATATTGTTGTCATCCACACCAGCATATACATTCTTTATCACAGGTATACTCGGTGGTTTTACGACATTTTCGACTGTACAACTTGAACTTGTACAATTAATGGAAAAGCGCCAAAGCCTAACATTCATTGGTTATAGTTTATTACAATATATCGGCTGTTTTATCAGTTGTTACATTGGAACACATATCGTTTAA
- a CDS encoding nuclease-related domain-containing protein, whose amino-acid sequence MTQFGPMEIGLYVAVGIAVICFIMFLVALNRKKKAQQRIETQYKEKEEKLTQSHQEALEKVRIEKKKVETKHKEDYETMVASKDREIDALKVFSKNNSEYVTDMRLIGIRERLVREKRIRPEDMHIMANIFMPTNDLDNITRISHLVLTRTGLYIIDSQLLKGHVYQGISRNQFADNPMMEQVFKTLHLDETAPQTIVLDESEDNARKLSIVDYSEQIEHLEAVAEKLQRQLNNKYTPTPILYFNPKQDGDVTLSSYAPQSTTKVLVGPEQLDEFFNKYVFHGRIQYDVNELQAIMEEIESYN is encoded by the coding sequence ATGACACAGTTTGGCCCAATGGAAATAGGCTTGTATGTTGCCGTAGGGATTGCAGTTATTTGTTTTATTATGTTTTTAGTTGCACTGAATCGCAAAAAGAAAGCACAACAAAGAATTGAAACACAATACAAAGAAAAAGAAGAAAAATTAACACAGTCACACCAAGAAGCACTTGAAAAGGTAAGAATTGAAAAGAAAAAAGTGGAAACAAAGCATAAAGAAGATTATGAAACGATGGTGGCTTCGAAAGACAGAGAAATTGATGCATTAAAAGTCTTTTCGAAAAACAATAGTGAATACGTGACGGATATGCGTTTGATTGGCATTCGTGAACGACTCGTTAGAGAGAAGCGTATCCGACCAGAAGATATGCATATTATGGCGAATATCTTTATGCCTACAAATGATTTAGACAATATTACACGTATTAGTCATTTAGTATTAACGCGCACAGGTTTATACATCATCGATTCACAACTGTTAAAAGGACATGTGTATCAAGGGATTAGTCGCAATCAATTTGCGGACAATCCAATGATGGAGCAAGTATTCAAAACGCTACACCTTGATGAAACAGCACCACAAACAATCGTGCTTGATGAGAGTGAAGATAACGCTCGTAAACTTTCTATTGTTGATTATTCTGAGCAAATCGAACATTTAGAAGCGGTAGCAGAGAAGCTGCAACGTCAGCTAAACAATAAATATACGCCAACGCCAATCTTATATTTCAATCCGAAACAAGATGGTGATGTGACATTATCAAGCTATGCACCGCAAAGTACGACGAAGGTACTTGTTGGACCTGAGCAACTTGATGAATTCTTCAACAAATATGTATTCCATGGTCGTATCCAATACGATGTAAACGAATTACAAGCTATTATGGAAGAGATTGAATCATATAACTAA
- the metK gene encoding methionine adenosyltransferase, translated as MTNNKRLFTSESVTEGHPDKIADQISDAILDEILKGDSHARVACETTVTTGMALIAGEITTSTYVDIPKVVRETVKQIGYTRAKYGYDYKTMSVLTAIDEQSPDIAQGVDRALEYRDASNDEVLNIGAGDQGLMFGYATNETASFMPLPIDLSHKLAKRLTDVRKDGTLDYLRPDGKVQVTVEYDENDQPKRIDTIVISSQHHEEVALDQIQRDIKEYVIYPVVPETLLDDETKFFINPTGRFVIGGPQGDAGLTGRKIIVDTYGGYARHGGGAFSGKDPTKVDRSAAYAARYVAKNIVAAGFADKCEVQLAYAIGVAQPVSIAIDTFGTGTVSEESLIQAVRSHFDLRPAGIIQMLDLQRPIYKQTAAYGHFGRTDVELPWEKTDKVDVLKEAVQAYTAQ; from the coding sequence ATGACAAATAATAAACGATTATTTACTTCAGAGTCTGTTACTGAAGGTCATCCGGATAAGATTGCTGACCAAATTTCAGATGCAATACTTGATGAAATTCTGAAAGGAGATAGTCATGCACGTGTTGCTTGTGAAACAACAGTAACAACAGGTATGGCTCTCATCGCAGGGGAAATAACTACGTCGACATATGTGGATATCCCTAAAGTAGTACGTGAAACCGTTAAGCAGATTGGTTACACACGTGCTAAGTATGGTTATGATTATAAAACAATGTCTGTATTAACTGCGATTGACGAACAATCTCCTGATATTGCACAAGGTGTAGACCGTGCATTGGAATATCGAGATGCATCGAATGACGAAGTATTGAATATTGGTGCAGGTGACCAAGGACTTATGTTTGGTTATGCAACAAATGAGACAGCATCATTTATGCCACTACCAATTGATTTATCGCATAAATTAGCGAAACGTCTGACAGATGTTAGAAAAGATGGCACATTAGACTATTTACGTCCAGATGGAAAGGTTCAAGTGACTGTTGAATATGATGAGAACGATCAACCGAAGCGTATCGATACGATTGTTATATCATCACAACATCACGAAGAAGTTGCACTTGATCAAATTCAACGAGACATTAAAGAGTATGTCATCTATCCAGTAGTACCTGAGACGTTATTGGATGATGAAACGAAATTTTTCATCAATCCAACAGGTCGTTTTGTAATCGGTGGACCACAAGGTGATGCAGGTCTGACAGGTCGAAAAATTATCGTAGACACATATGGTGGATACGCACGACATGGCGGGGGTGCATTCTCAGGTAAAGATCCAACGAAAGTGGACCGTTCAGCAGCTTATGCGGCACGCTATGTAGCTAAAAATATCGTAGCTGCAGGATTTGCTGATAAATGTGAAGTTCAATTGGCATATGCGATTGGTGTCGCACAGCCAGTATCTATCGCTATTGATACGTTTGGAACGGGTACTGTTTCTGAGGAGTCATTGATTCAAGCAGTGCGTTCTCACTTTGACTTGAGACCAGCCGGTATCATCCAAATGTTAGACTTACAACGTCCAATCTATAAACAAACAGCAGCGTACGGACACTTCGGACGTACAGATGTTGAATTGCCATGGGAGAAAACAGACAAAGTAGACGTATTGAAAGAGGCAGTTCAAGCGTATACAGCTCAATAA